One window from the genome of Salvia miltiorrhiza cultivar Shanhuang (shh) chromosome 7, IMPLAD_Smil_shh, whole genome shotgun sequence encodes:
- the LOC130995660 gene encoding transcription factor TCP20-like yields MNEEAPFLGSCDAMEHKPSNSKSEDAPPIFPQPNMALAKLDDSKKKQLAPKRTSNKDRHKKVEGRGRRIRIPALCAARIFQLTRELGHKTDGETIQWLLQQAEPSIIAATGTGTIPASALGGAGPSVSEQGSSVSAGVYSRLVESGMGIRASSISMMNEGIWPSFNGFGSTIFQNSNIQSANRGVKLGFEFPVPGLELGLSQEGQIGGLNLQAFSHFYQQIGVQNGDCSGGDQNQGKENSQGSRH; encoded by the coding sequence ATGAATGAAGAGGCCCCATTTCTCGGCTCTTGTGATGCCATGGAACACAAACCCTCAAACTCAAAGTCTGAAGATGCTCCGCCAATTTTCCCCCAACCAAACATGGCGCTAGCCAAGCTCGACGACTCCAAGAAGAAGCAGCTCGCGCCCAAGCGGACCTCCAACAAGGACCGCCACAAGAAGGTCGAGGGCCGCGGCCGCCGGATCAGGATTCCGGCTCTCTGCGCCGCCAGGATTTTCCAGCTCACGCGGGAGCTCGGCCACAAGACCGACGGCGAGACCATCCAGTGGCTGCTGCAGCAGGCGGAGCCCTCTATCATCGCCGCCACCGGCACCGGAACCATTCCGGCCTCTGCCCTGGGGGGCGCAGGCCCCTCCGTCTCGGAGCAGGGGAGCTCTGTTTCCGCCGGTGTGTATTCGCGATTGGTCGAGAGTGGGATGGGAATTAGGGCTAGCTCTATTTCCATGATGAACGAAGGGATTTGGCCTTCATTCAACGGATTCGGATCCACAATTTTCCAGAATTCAAATATTCAAAGTGCCAATCGCGGTGTGAAACTAGGGTTTGAGTTCCCGGTGCCCGGGCTGGAGCTCGGGCTTTCACAAGAGGGGCAGATCGGCGGCCTTAATCTGCAAGCTTTCAGCCATTTTTACCAGCAGATTGGAGTCCAAAATGGGGACTGCAGCGGCGGCGATCAGAATCAAGGGAAGGAGAATTCGCAGGGATCGCGGCACTAG